A genomic stretch from Antarcticibacterium flavum includes:
- a CDS encoding SRPBCC family protein, which yields MPVIKLDTHIKANRYIVFDLARSIDLQSKYVTSSNEKAVAGRTSGLINLGETVTYRGKHLGVRQHLTSKITEIDRPHLFVDEMQKGAFKSLRHEHHFIAAKDGTLMKDVFIFEAPLGVLGKIASQLVLKSYMTNFLKNRNKVIKDFAESGRWKEVLPEDEELYYD from the coding sequence ATGCCGGTAATAAAATTGGATACCCATATTAAAGCGAACAGGTACATTGTTTTTGACCTTGCCAGAAGTATTGACCTACAGTCAAAATATGTTACCAGCTCCAACGAAAAAGCAGTAGCAGGAAGGACCAGCGGATTGATCAACCTGGGTGAAACCGTAACCTACAGGGGAAAACACCTGGGGGTAAGGCAACATCTTACCTCTAAAATAACAGAGATTGACAGGCCACATCTCTTTGTGGATGAAATGCAAAAAGGTGCTTTTAAAAGTCTGAGGCATGAGCATCATTTCATTGCTGCAAAGGATGGAACCTTAATGAAAGATGTGTTTATTTTTGAGGCACCGCTTGGAGTTCTGGGAAAAATTGCAAGCCAATTGGTCCTTAAATCATATATGACCAATTTTCTGAAAAACCGAAATAAGGTCATTAAGGATTTTGCGGAAAGTGGGAGGTGGAAGGAGGTTTTGCCCGAAGATGAGGAGTTGTATTATGATTGA